One window of Deinococcus cellulosilyticus NBRC 106333 = KACC 11606 genomic DNA carries:
- a CDS encoding DUF1990 family protein yields MEWTRKHRTGLLLAGLLGLLGLVWWSRPRQKRSNLQLADDGHGPLIYRSYWLDIQNARIPAGQLFKEITEDVPQFCPSLLADFRKTRGSEAFLKVGDEYDIRIFGPWNGRVRVVEIDETSFTLATLKPHPEAGQIRFELETLENNLLRFSISSQARSRDSLVHLAYRFLGGNKVQEKAWQTFCERVAEESGGEAAGEFQTETRELAETRNLEVS; encoded by the coding sequence ATGGAATGGACCAGAAAACACCGGACCGGCCTCCTGCTTGCAGGTCTGTTGGGCCTTCTGGGTCTGGTGTGGTGGTCCAGGCCACGCCAGAAACGCAGCAACCTGCAACTGGCCGACGATGGGCACGGACCTCTGATCTACCGCTCTTACTGGCTGGACATCCAGAATGCCCGGATTCCTGCGGGTCAGCTTTTCAAAGAAATCACCGAGGATGTCCCCCAGTTCTGCCCAAGTCTGCTTGCCGATTTCAGGAAGACCCGTGGCAGTGAGGCGTTCCTCAAGGTGGGAGATGAATACGACATCCGGATTTTTGGCCCCTGGAATGGTCGGGTGCGGGTTGTGGAGATCGATGAGACCTCTTTTACCCTTGCCACACTGAAACCGCATCCTGAGGCTGGCCAGATCCGTTTTGAACTTGAAACCCTGGAAAACAACCTGCTGAGGTTCTCCATTTCCTCACAGGCCCGCTCCAGAGACAGCCTGGTGCATCTCGCCTACCGTTTTCTTGGGGGAAACAAGGTGCAGGAGAAAGCCTGGCAGACCTTCTGTGAAAGGGTGGCAGAGGAGAGCGGAGGAGAGGCTGCAGGTGAGTTTCAAACCGAAACCCGTGAACTTGCTGAAACCAGAAACCTGGAGGTGTCATGA
- a CDS encoding Hsp20/alpha crystallin family protein, producing MSLVRFEPLRDMRSLRSSIDRMFEDFLSPYSTLSSQNSLVALDMYEDGDNLIIEANLAGFKEEDVNIEVHGNSLRLTGEIKPQQAQQNPQKNYYLRERQYGRFERIVPLPYRVESDQARAVFENGTLKITLPRSEETKAKKIQILKGSGEKQALNS from the coding sequence ATGAGTCTGGTTCGTTTCGAGCCTTTGCGAGACATGCGTTCTCTGCGAAGTTCCATTGACAGAATGTTCGAAGACTTCCTGAGCCCGTACAGCACCCTCAGCAGTCAGAACAGTCTGGTGGCCCTCGACATGTACGAAGATGGAGACAACCTGATCATTGAAGCCAACCTTGCAGGCTTCAAAGAAGAGGATGTCAACATCGAAGTGCATGGCAACAGCCTGCGCCTGACCGGCGAAATCAAACCCCAGCAGGCGCAACAGAACCCTCAGAAGAACTACTACCTGCGAGAACGCCAGTATGGCCGTTTTGAACGCATCGTTCCGTTGCCTTACCGGGTCGAGAGTGATCAGGCCAGAGCCGTCTTTGAAAATGGCACCCTGAAAATCACCCTGCCACGCTCTGAGGAAACCAAGGCAAAGAAAATCCAGATCCTCAAAGGCTCTGGTGAAAAGCAAGCCCTGAATTCCTGA
- a CDS encoding DUF1990 family protein encodes MTRPEKPLWEIYKDRLEQIGSLQYNFDPEKYAEYTQKTGWRVDAHETELPFEQPGQPEEWGPFQVAKRIVQDYRFPPPHLIQGIYYPDRPLAERYMLLKAHFLFMTFFFGVKIGGVIETTRDTEKGREYVWGYHYRTLQGHFEKGQIDFLVVKNVDTGKVYFRIQAYSRPDKIKNIFYRIGFWFFGRPLQLYFARESMKRIRTLVEAELKGKPAPAGPKVRPVSQSEGAREALKKVKEQES; translated from the coding sequence ATGACCCGTCCAGAAAAACCCCTGTGGGAAATCTACAAGGACCGTCTGGAACAGATCGGTTCTCTGCAGTACAACTTTGATCCCGAAAAGTACGCTGAGTACACCCAGAAAACCGGCTGGCGTGTGGATGCCCACGAAACAGAACTTCCTTTTGAGCAGCCTGGACAGCCTGAAGAATGGGGACCCTTTCAGGTGGCGAAGCGGATTGTGCAGGACTACCGATTTCCTCCACCACACCTGATTCAGGGAATTTACTATCCAGACCGTCCTCTGGCAGAAAGGTACATGCTGCTCAAAGCCCATTTTCTGTTCATGACCTTCTTTTTTGGCGTCAAAATCGGTGGCGTGATCGAAACCACCAGAGACACCGAGAAGGGGAGGGAATACGTCTGGGGGTACCATTACCGCACCTTGCAGGGCCACTTTGAGAAAGGCCAGATTGACTTTCTGGTGGTCAAAAATGTGGACACTGGCAAGGTCTATTTCCGCATTCAGGCCTATTCCAGGCCAGATAAAATCAAGAACATCTTCTACCGCATTGGCTTCTGGTTTTTTGGCAGGCCCCTGCAACTGTATTTTGCACGGGAATCCATGAAGCGCATCCGCACCCTCGTCGAGGCTGAATTGAAAGGCAAACCTGCTCCTGCAGGACCGAAGGTTCGTCCGGTGTCCCAGAGTGAAGGTGCCCGTGAGGCGCTGAAGAAGGTCAAAGAGCAGGAGTCCTGA
- a CDS encoding mismatch-specific DNA-glycosylase translates to MTEPHFDLPQEEYIVPDVLQPGLKLVFCGTAPSKTSAAAKAYYANPQNKFWRVLHQVGLIPRKMKPQEFPELPQYGIGLTDVCKRHSGIDSVLPAEGFTPDELQTKIQTYRPRVIAFTSKRAAQEGLQKKKLNFGLQPEKFEGAEVFVLPSTSPLADSHFNIEHWQALSDHIRQLD, encoded by the coding sequence ATGACTGAACCTCATTTTGACCTGCCCCAGGAGGAATACATTGTTCCTGATGTGCTGCAGCCTGGCCTGAAACTGGTGTTCTGTGGCACGGCCCCCAGCAAAACCTCCGCAGCCGCAAAAGCCTACTACGCCAATCCCCAGAACAAATTCTGGAGGGTGCTGCATCAGGTGGGGCTCATCCCTAGAAAGATGAAACCCCAGGAGTTTCCGGAGCTTCCGCAATACGGAATTGGGCTCACAGATGTGTGCAAGAGGCACTCAGGGATCGATTCTGTGCTGCCTGCAGAAGGCTTCACCCCGGACGAACTGCAGACCAAAATCCAGACCTACAGGCCCAGGGTCATTGCCTTCACCAGCAAAAGAGCAGCCCAGGAAGGCCTGCAGAAGAAGAAACTGAATTTTGGTCTGCAACCAGAAAAGTTTGAGGGGGCAGAGGTGTTCGTCTTGCCCTCCACCAGCCCTCTGGCCGACTCCCACTTCAACATCGAGCACTGGCAGGCCCTGTCGGATCACATCAGGCAACTGGACTGA
- the lysA gene encoding diaminopimelate decarboxylase has translation MLSRDQLLQAAETYGTPLYVYDARVLDDRIQRAVQAFQGARIFFAMKANSNLHLLRRMKEQGLGFEVVSYGELRKALHAGVPGDRILVNGPAKTPEEYALGQEVGATFILDRLDECHFLNPGAKVIVRVNPELHVSTHSHLATGEAHSKFGVPLGHATEALQQARNAGLNVRGLHLHIGSAIQNPEDFREAFEKVAHLADEVGHLEVLDVGGGWGLNADLEGIAKIAFEAAQSFGAELWVEPGRFLVSESGVLLTRVVGTKETARKFILLDAGMTEILRPMLYGAQHPLQPLWESKQTDHYDLAGPACESGDLLARNVELPVPTRGDVLVLEQAGAYGAVMSSTYLTRPRPAEVMWDGEFRVIRQRENLERLWELELAAES, from the coding sequence ATGCTTTCCCGAGACCAGTTGCTTCAGGCGGCCGAAACCTATGGCACGCCCCTCTATGTGTATGATGCCCGTGTGCTGGATGACCGCATCCAGCGTGCAGTTCAGGCTTTTCAGGGTGCAAGGATTTTCTTTGCCATGAAGGCCAACTCCAACCTGCACCTCCTGCGCCGCATGAAGGAGCAGGGTCTGGGCTTTGAAGTGGTCTCTTACGGAGAACTCCGCAAGGCACTGCATGCAGGTGTGCCTGGAGACCGCATCCTGGTCAATGGACCTGCAAAAACACCCGAGGAGTATGCCCTGGGGCAAGAGGTCGGAGCGACCTTCATCCTGGACCGTCTGGATGAGTGCCACTTTCTGAATCCAGGGGCAAAAGTGATTGTTCGGGTGAACCCTGAGCTGCACGTTTCCACCCACTCACACCTTGCCACGGGTGAGGCACACTCCAAATTCGGGGTTCCCCTCGGGCATGCGACTGAAGCACTGCAACAGGCCCGCAACGCAGGGCTCAACGTAAGGGGATTGCACCTGCACATCGGCAGTGCGATCCAGAACCCTGAAGACTTCCGTGAAGCTTTCGAGAAAGTCGCCCATCTGGCAGATGAGGTCGGGCATCTCGAAGTCCTGGATGTGGGAGGTGGATGGGGCCTGAATGCCGATCTGGAGGGCATTGCGAAAATCGCATTTGAGGCTGCACAGTCTTTCGGGGCTGAACTCTGGGTGGAGCCCGGGCGCTTTCTGGTCTCTGAAAGTGGGGTCCTGCTGACCCGGGTGGTGGGCACCAAAGAAACCGCCCGAAAATTCATCCTGCTGGATGCTGGCATGACCGAAATCCTCAGGCCCATGCTGTATGGGGCACAGCATCCTTTGCAGCCTCTCTGGGAGAGCAAACAGACCGACCACTATGACCTGGCTGGTCCTGCCTGTGAAAGTGGCGACCTGCTGGCCCGAAATGTCGAACTTCCTGTGCCAACCCGAGGGGATGTGCTTGTGCTGGAACAGGCCGGAGCCTACGGAGCAGTGATGTCCAGCACCTACCTGACCCGACCCCGACCCGCTGAAGTCATGTGGGACGGCGAATTCAGGGTCATCCGGCAAAGGGAAAACCTGGAAAGGCTCTGGGAGTTGGAACTCGCCGCAGAATCCTGA
- a CDS encoding sulfite oxidase-like oxidoreductase — MLGKFFKKPSGNNPRVPPGQSLTERFPVLTYGPVPTLKPEQVEVRVFGMAEPATFTWQDLQNLPQTTHTYDIHCVTHWSKLDTTWTGVSIPTLMQHIKVDPQATAVMVHCYGGYTTNLLLDDFNRDLNLLAHTFDGKPLEKDHGGPLRLVVPHLYFWKSAKWVSGFEFLRADQPGFWERNGYHMRGDPFQEERFDDD; from the coding sequence ATGCTTGGTAAATTCTTCAAGAAGCCCTCGGGCAACAACCCGCGCGTTCCTCCGGGACAGTCGCTGACCGAACGCTTTCCTGTGCTCACCTACGGCCCTGTGCCCACCCTCAAACCTGAACAGGTGGAGGTGCGCGTCTTCGGAATGGCTGAGCCTGCAACGTTCACCTGGCAGGACCTGCAGAACCTGCCCCAGACCACCCACACCTACGACATCCACTGCGTGACCCACTGGAGCAAACTGGACACCACCTGGACAGGGGTGAGCATCCCCACCCTGATGCAGCACATCAAGGTGGACCCACAGGCCACTGCCGTGATGGTCCATTGCTATGGCGGTTACACCACCAACCTCTTGCTGGATGACTTCAACCGTGACCTGAACCTGCTGGCCCACACCTTCGATGGCAAGCCTCTGGAAAAAGACCACGGTGGCCCCCTGCGTCTGGTGGTGCCCCACCTTTACTTCTGGAAGAGCGCCAAGTGGGTGTCTGGCTTCGAGTTCCTGCGGGCAGACCAGCCAGGCTTCTGGGAGCGCAACGGCTACCACATGCGAGGCGATCCATTTCAGGAAGAGCGATTCGACGACGATTGA
- a CDS encoding Imm10 family immunity protein translates to MSELSFIARACYVGALEDSDAFVIALADDAENPQQTFELQRAETGRTYTTVLTSGATFEGGIVSHQLTSESLTLQYSADAAQVLGLSTIRVQLDLDPLVIDQIRSGFQVLFS, encoded by the coding sequence ATGAGTGAACTGTCCTTTATTGCCAGAGCCTGCTATGTGGGTGCCCTGGAAGACTCAGATGCTTTTGTGATTGCCCTCGCAGACGATGCCGAAAACCCCCAGCAGACCTTTGAACTCCAGCGTGCGGAAACAGGGCGGACCTACACCACCGTGCTGACCTCAGGTGCAACTTTTGAAGGGGGGATCGTGTCTCACCAGTTGACTTCTGAAAGCCTGACTTTGCAGTATTCTGCAGATGCTGCACAGGTGCTGGGACTTTCAACCATCCGGGTGCAACTTGATCTTGACCCTCTGGTGATTGATCAGATCCGTTCTGGATTTCAGGTTTTGTTTTCATAA
- the mnmA gene encoding tRNA 2-thiouridine(34) synthase MnmA, giving the protein MNKGRVLCAMSGGVDSSVSAALLKEQGYSVIGAMMRFWPDHKRVDTFDTCCSPDAAYEARRVADQVGVPFYLLDYRKEFEENIMRPFVEEYAAGRTPNPCVNCNTKVKFDALIKKAKMLGCEYVATGHYVKRVDREDGTVEFHRGDDPRKDQTYFLWGTPRDAMKHILFPVGEMEKPKVRELAEHYGLITAKKPESQNICFVPSTIQEYLTDFIPQVQGYMVDIHTGEIVGEHLGTQYYTIGQKKGLNLYKSNVVRYVVHIDPENKIVWVGNYEDCHWTTLSASKVNYLLDIPDLPEDIEVQVRYRSQPVKARLLKATEDAFQLEFAEPQFAVAPGQSVVLYAGDRLLGGGIIDSRIPETPAVKYPKPKKVKPRKPKPQPQA; this is encoded by the coding sequence ATGAACAAGGGCCGTGTGCTTTGCGCCATGTCTGGAGGCGTGGATTCCAGCGTGAGTGCAGCACTTCTCAAAGAACAGGGTTACAGTGTCATTGGCGCAATGATGCGCTTCTGGCCGGACCACAAGCGTGTGGACACGTTTGACACCTGCTGCTCCCCGGACGCGGCTTACGAGGCCCGTCGTGTGGCGGATCAGGTGGGCGTGCCGTTTTACCTTCTGGATTACCGCAAGGAGTTCGAGGAGAACATCATGCGCCCCTTTGTGGAAGAATACGCTGCTGGGCGCACCCCCAACCCCTGTGTCAACTGCAACACCAAAGTGAAATTTGATGCCCTGATCAAGAAGGCAAAAATGCTGGGCTGTGAGTATGTCGCCACCGGGCACTACGTGAAGCGCGTGGACCGGGAAGATGGCACCGTGGAATTCCACAGGGGGGATGACCCCAGAAAAGACCAGACCTACTTCCTGTGGGGCACCCCCAGGGACGCCATGAAGCACATCCTTTTTCCTGTCGGAGAGATGGAGAAGCCAAAAGTGCGTGAACTGGCAGAGCACTATGGCCTGATCACGGCCAAAAAGCCAGAGTCCCAGAACATCTGCTTTGTGCCCTCCACCATTCAGGAATACCTGACGGATTTCATTCCGCAGGTGCAGGGGTACATGGTGGACATCCACACCGGAGAGATTGTCGGAGAGCACCTTGGCACCCAGTACTACACCATTGGTCAGAAGAAGGGCCTGAACCTCTACAAGTCCAATGTGGTGCGTTACGTGGTGCACATTGATCCGGAAAACAAGATCGTCTGGGTCGGGAATTACGAGGACTGCCACTGGACCACCCTGTCCGCGAGCAAGGTGAATTACCTGCTGGACATCCCTGACCTCCCCGAGGACATCGAAGTGCAGGTGCGCTACCGCAGTCAGCCTGTGAAAGCCCGCCTGTTGAAAGCCACCGAAGACGCTTTCCAGCTTGAATTCGCAGAGCCCCAGTTCGCTGTGGCTCCCGGCCAGAGTGTGGTGCTCTATGCTGGGGACCGTCTGCTGGGTGGGGGAATCATTGACTCAAGGATTCCTGAAACCCCTGCTGTAAAGTACCCGAAACCCAAAAAAGTCAAACCCAGAAAGCCAAAACCGCAGCCTCAAGCGTAA